In the genome of Deinococcus deserti VCD115, one region contains:
- a CDS encoding ammonium transporter, translating into MIKNLLSLATLLGGAALAQDSAPELSSGDTAWMLISAALVLLMTPGLAFFYGGLTRSQSVLNTMMMSVMSIGVVGVLWMLAGYSLAFGEGGNALIGGLGNLGLEGLKDQLTGTIPTYVFAAFQAMFAIIALALISGAVVERMRFGAFLLFGALWTLLIYSPLAHWVWSADGWLFKDGALDFAGGTVIHISAGVSALVAAFVIGPRIGYPRTAHVPHNVPLVLLGAGLLWFGWMGFNAGSALSAGHTAALALITTLIAPAAAMLAWLAWESAGNGKPTAVGAATGVVVGLVAITPACAFVSPWAALLIGALGATASYWTVQFKHRLGADDSLDVFACHGVAGIVGALLTGALAWTTGSGKALPEQMLTQLISVVASVVYAGLGSWALLKLVSVLTPLRVPATQELTGMDLHAHREQGYSENETGLGAPIFLGGD; encoded by the coding sequence ATGATCAAGAACCTGCTTTCTCTGGCCACCTTGCTGGGCGGCGCCGCGCTGGCGCAGGACTCAGCGCCTGAACTCAGCAGCGGCGACACCGCCTGGATGCTGATCTCGGCGGCGCTGGTGCTGCTGATGACCCCTGGTCTGGCCTTTTTCTACGGTGGCCTGACCCGCTCCCAGAGCGTACTGAACACCATGATGATGAGCGTGATGTCTATAGGCGTGGTCGGGGTGCTCTGGATGCTGGCCGGTTACTCTCTGGCTTTCGGTGAAGGGGGCAATGCCCTGATAGGAGGGCTGGGCAACCTGGGTCTGGAAGGCCTGAAGGATCAGTTGACCGGCACCATACCGACCTATGTCTTCGCGGCTTTCCAGGCCATGTTCGCCATCATTGCCCTGGCTCTGATCAGCGGCGCAGTGGTCGAGCGCATGCGCTTTGGCGCCTTCTTGCTGTTCGGTGCCCTGTGGACCCTGCTGATCTATTCCCCTCTGGCCCACTGGGTCTGGAGCGCTGACGGCTGGCTGTTCAAAGACGGCGCCCTGGATTTTGCCGGGGGCACCGTCATTCATATTTCCGCCGGTGTCAGCGCCCTGGTGGCCGCCTTCGTCATCGGACCCCGCATCGGGTATCCGCGCACGGCCCATGTTCCCCATAACGTGCCCCTGGTGCTGCTCGGCGCAGGCCTGCTGTGGTTCGGCTGGATGGGCTTCAACGCCGGGAGCGCCCTGAGCGCTGGACACACTGCGGCCCTGGCCCTGATCACCACGCTCATTGCGCCGGCCGCTGCCATGCTGGCCTGGCTGGCCTGGGAAAGCGCAGGGAACGGCAAGCCCACGGCCGTAGGCGCTGCGACGGGTGTGGTTGTGGGTCTGGTGGCCATAACCCCGGCCTGCGCCTTCGTCAGTCCCTGGGCGGCTCTGCTGATCGGGGCCCTGGGGGCCACGGCCAGCTACTGGACTGTGCAGTTCAAGCATCGTCTGGGTGCCGACGACAGCCTGGACGTCTTCGCCTGCCACGGAGTCGCCGGCATCGTGGGCGCGCTGCTGACTGGCGCGCTGGCCTGGACCACCGGCAGTGGCAAGGCGCTGCCTGAACAGATGCTCACCCAGCTGATCAGCGTGGTCGCCAGTGTGGTGTATGCCGGTCTCGGAAGCTGGGCACTGTTAAAACTGGTCAGTGTCCTCACTCCGCTGCGGGTGCCCGCTACTCAGGAGCTGACCGGAATGGACCTGCATGCCCACCGCGAGCAGGGTTACAGCGAAAACGAAACTGGCCTGGGCGCTCCCATCTTCCTCGGCGGTGACTGA
- a CDS encoding nucleotidyltransferase domain-containing protein — protein MLLESTLAVYGTLSAAGVTCWLIGGNAIELLCGHHVREHDDLDFLILASQGVQAQTALERDGFHHATVHWKQATCFFGVGTCWWIWFR, from the coding sequence ATGTTGCTTGAAAGCACCCTCGCGGTGTACGGGACACTGTCTGCGGCCGGTGTTACCTGCTGGCTGATCGGCGGCAACGCCATCGAACTTCTCTGCGGGCATCACGTGCGTGAACATGATGATCTGGACTTCCTGATTCTGGCCTCTCAGGGCGTCCAGGCCCAGACTGCCCTGGAACGGGACGGCTTCCACCATGCCACGGTTCACTGGAAGCAGGCAACGTGTTTTTTCGGCGTGGGGACCTGCTGGTGGATCTGGTTCCGGTGA
- a CDS encoding V-type ATPase subunit subunit G family protein has product MDVSSRVLSELASREAALDAQIEAAREEARREVEAAEAEAARILRDAEARAQALQAEHDQQLAAETARIREEARAKAESEARMTRERASARIQQAAEHILRAVLP; this is encoded by the coding sequence TTGGACGTTTCAAGTCGAGTCTTGAGTGAGCTGGCCAGCCGTGAGGCCGCGCTGGACGCGCAGATCGAAGCCGCCCGTGAGGAAGCCAGGCGGGAAGTCGAAGCGGCAGAAGCTGAAGCGGCCCGCATCCTCCGCGATGCGGAAGCGCGCGCGCAGGCCCTGCAAGCCGAGCATGACCAGCAACTCGCCGCCGAGACCGCGCGCATCCGCGAGGAGGCCCGTGCCAAGGCGGAAAGCGAAGCGCGCATGACCCGTGAACGTGCTTCGGCGCGCATTCAGCAGGCTGCCGAGCACATCCTGAGGGCGGTGCTGCCGTGA
- a CDS encoding ATP synthase subunit K — translation MTKYNKIVLASLVLALATSGLAAEAGAAGGSDDAYRGLRAIGAGLALGLGAVGTGIAQARIGSSLVGAVAEDPSKAGSLLLYFLIPETLVIFGFLALFILA, via the coding sequence ATGACCAAGTACAACAAGATCGTCCTCGCGTCCCTCGTCCTTGCCCTCGCCACCAGCGGTCTGGCTGCGGAAGCCGGCGCCGCCGGCGGTTCCGACGATGCCTACCGTGGCCTGCGTGCCATCGGCGCCGGTCTGGCCCTGGGCCTGGGTGCTGTAGGCACCGGCATTGCACAGGCCCGCATCGGCTCGAGCCTGGTCGGCGCTGTCGCCGAGGACCCCAGCAAGGCCGGTAGCCTGCTGCTGTACTTCCTGATTCCCGAAACCCTCGTCATCTTCGGCTTCCTCGCGCTGTTCATCCTGGCCTGA
- a CDS encoding uracil-DNA glycosylase, producing MSDQPDLFGTPTGAKAPHAIMPAGLPASWKEALAEEFAAPYFHALKDFLVEERRTHTVYPPAADVFNALRYTPLENVKVMILGQDPYHGPGQAHGLSFSVRPGVRIPPSLKNIYKELQSDIPGFTPPRHGYLKAWAEQGVLLLNAVLTVRAGEANSHAGKGWESFTDAVIRAVNNRPQRVVFVLWGAYARKKARLITAPHHVIIESAHPSPLSVTRFMGTRPFSRVNAALEEAGEAPIDWQLPAQVEE from the coding sequence ATGAGTGACCAACCGGACCTGTTCGGCACGCCCACGGGCGCGAAGGCACCGCACGCGATCATGCCTGCCGGGCTGCCGGCGTCCTGGAAGGAAGCACTGGCTGAAGAATTTGCCGCGCCGTATTTTCATGCCCTGAAAGACTTCCTGGTCGAGGAACGCCGGACGCACACGGTGTATCCGCCGGCGGCGGACGTCTTCAATGCCCTGCGTTACACGCCGCTGGAAAACGTGAAGGTCATGATTCTGGGACAGGACCCCTACCACGGCCCCGGTCAGGCGCATGGTCTGAGCTTCAGCGTGCGCCCCGGCGTGCGCATTCCTCCCAGTCTGAAAAACATCTATAAGGAATTGCAGAGCGACATCCCGGGCTTTACTCCGCCGCGCCACGGGTACCTGAAGGCCTGGGCCGAGCAGGGAGTCCTGCTGCTTAATGCTGTCCTGACGGTGCGGGCGGGCGAAGCGAACAGCCACGCCGGTAAGGGCTGGGAGAGTTTTACCGACGCCGTGATCCGGGCCGTCAATAACCGGCCTCAGCGGGTGGTCTTCGTGTTGTGGGGCGCGTATGCCCGCAAGAAAGCCAGGCTGATTACAGCGCCGCACCACGTCATCATCGAATCGGCGCACCCCAGTCCGCTGAGTGTGACGCGCTTCATGGGTACGCGGCCGTTCAGCCGGGTCAATGCCGCGCTGGAGGAAGCCGGAGAAGCACCAATCGACTGGCAGCTGCCCGCACAGGTCGAAGAATGA
- a CDS encoding P-II family nitrogen regulator, translating to MKLITAIIRPERVQQVKEALFQAGISGLTLSRVSGHGGEQELVEHYRGTRVMVEFRDKVEVRMAVSEPFVDAAIQAICSAARTGEVGDGKIFVQPLERVVRIRTGEENNAALTPVTETKLVPV from the coding sequence ATGAAACTCATCACGGCGATCATCAGGCCCGAACGGGTTCAGCAGGTCAAAGAGGCCTTATTCCAGGCCGGCATCAGTGGCCTGACCCTCTCGCGTGTCAGCGGCCACGGCGGAGAACAGGAACTGGTCGAGCATTACCGCGGTACCCGGGTCATGGTGGAATTCCGCGACAAGGTCGAGGTCCGGATGGCCGTCAGCGAACCGTTTGTCGATGCTGCCATTCAGGCCATCTGTTCGGCTGCCCGGACCGGTGAGGTCGGCGACGGCAAAATTTTCGTGCAGCCCCTCGAGCGTGTCGTGCGCATCCGTACCGGCGAGGAGAACAACGCCGCCCTGACTCCGGTGACCGAGACCAAACTCGTCCCCGTCTGA
- a CDS encoding V-type ATP synthase subunit E has protein sequence MALDKLLEQEAQSEIERIRAEARDRSQMIVAQAQERAQALIESRQRALETQRQAGIVRARSAADLDLNAARLTASESGMSQVYELVNQQITEITRVPEYRDILGRLIYQAREVITDAEAVEVNPAEAALARELVHDIAVRENPAIQGGVRVVARGGKSGITNTLAGRLERVRGELAPQVSRLLAE, from the coding sequence ATGGCCCTCGACAAGCTTCTCGAACAGGAGGCGCAATCGGAGATCGAGCGCATCCGCGCCGAAGCCCGTGACCGCTCTCAGATGATTGTTGCTCAGGCCCAGGAACGTGCGCAGGCGCTGATTGAAAGCCGTCAGCGTGCGCTGGAAACCCAGCGTCAGGCCGGGATCGTGCGCGCGCGCAGCGCCGCCGACCTGGACCTGAACGCCGCCCGCCTCACGGCCAGCGAAAGCGGCATGAGCCAGGTGTACGAGCTGGTCAACCAGCAGATCACGGAAATCACCCGCGTCCCCGAGTACCGTGACATTCTGGGCCGCCTGATCTATCAGGCCCGCGAAGTGATCACCGATGCCGAGGCCGTAGAGGTTAACCCCGCTGAAGCGGCGCTGGCCCGCGAACTGGTGCACGATATTGCTGTGCGCGAGAACCCGGCTATCCAGGGCGGCGTGCGCGTGGTCGCCCGCGGCGGCAAGAGCGGCATCACCAACACCCTCGCGGGCCGGCTGGAACGCGTCAGGGGCGAACTCGCGCCGCAGGTCAGCCGCCTGCTCGCCGAGTAA
- a CDS encoding V0D/AC39 family V-type ATPase subunit → MPDDYSYINTRVRVMRTKLLDGRALDAALASGSYQEFLRVLSETDLGANMRETTTEGAGLPELDRALSQNLFATTQKVLGFADGDAKREIQALLMKWDLINLKTIVRGIVSGRGADAILEGLIPGGTIRPAALQTAAQSTDLQSAAAAIAVSGHPLAQAMRNGASAYGSTNRLLDLEVALDQGYYRYALQVARNTSLRRYLTREIDVTNALIARAARGTGAQAQALDPNLFVPGGSLDAGGYSRLSAGDAGGVASIAAILEAPSMEEAEVAARTALDTAARNVAAGDPEGVGIILDFLRRKEIEIAKLRLIGRGKYYDLPTDQIRREVQA, encoded by the coding sequence ATGCCCGACGACTACTCGTACATCAACACGCGTGTCCGTGTCATGCGGACCAAGCTGCTGGACGGGCGCGCCCTGGACGCGGCGCTCGCGTCGGGCAGCTACCAGGAGTTCCTGCGCGTGCTCAGTGAAACGGATCTCGGCGCCAACATGCGCGAGACCACCACTGAGGGCGCCGGGCTTCCCGAACTCGACCGCGCGCTCTCGCAGAACCTGTTTGCCACCACCCAGAAGGTCCTGGGCTTTGCCGATGGCGACGCTAAGCGCGAGATCCAGGCCCTGCTGATGAAGTGGGACCTGATCAACCTCAAGACCATCGTGCGCGGCATTGTCAGCGGACGCGGCGCGGACGCGATTCTTGAGGGCCTGATCCCAGGTGGCACCATTCGCCCGGCAGCCCTGCAGACCGCCGCACAGAGCACCGACCTGCAAAGCGCAGCAGCAGCCATCGCTGTCAGTGGTCATCCACTGGCTCAGGCCATGCGCAACGGTGCGTCGGCGTACGGCAGCACCAACCGACTGCTTGATCTGGAAGTGGCGCTGGACCAGGGGTACTACCGCTACGCCCTTCAGGTGGCGCGCAACACCAGCCTGCGCCGTTATCTGACGCGCGAGATCGACGTGACCAATGCGCTGATCGCTCGCGCGGCCCGTGGTACCGGAGCGCAGGCACAGGCGCTGGACCCCAACCTGTTTGTTCCGGGCGGCAGCCTGGACGCAGGCGGGTACAGCCGCCTGAGCGCTGGAGACGCCGGCGGCGTGGCAAGTATCGCCGCGATTCTGGAAGCGCCCAGCATGGAAGAGGCCGAGGTGGCCGCCCGCACTGCCCTGGACACCGCCGCGCGCAATGTCGCAGCTGGTGACCCGGAAGGCGTGGGCATCATCCTGGACTTCCTGCGCCGCAAGGAAATCGAGATTGCCAAGCTCCGCCTGATCGGGCGCGGCAAGTACTACGACCTGCCCACCGATCAGATCCGCCGTGAGGTGCAGGCATGA
- a CDS encoding DNA topoisomerase IB, whose translation MPSRTELLAEEYLRREGHDPKAFHYFYPDGSEYDDPDGMARIARLAVPPAYTDVYVSPDPDAELQAFGRDAAGRLQYRYHPDFVQAGALRKWQRLTRFAEALPVLRVATTADLRASGLPPRKVMSLMTRLLHVARFRVGNDLYAQRHKTYGLSTLRQRHVQVEGNTVTFHFRGKHGISQHKATTDRTLASNISRLLELPGPWLFQTVNEEGTRRRIRAGELNGYLREVIGPFTAKDFRTWGGTLLAAEYLAETGVADSDRQARRALVDCVKYVAADLGNTPAVTRGSYICPVIFDRYLEGKVLDDYEPRVSRADEHLEGLTRSEAALKRMLESEKTLRRRRSRV comes from the coding sequence ATGCCCAGCCGCACCGAACTGCTGGCCGAGGAATACCTGCGCCGTGAGGGTCACGACCCCAAGGCCTTCCATTACTTCTATCCGGACGGCTCGGAGTATGACGACCCGGACGGAATGGCCCGCATTGCCCGTCTGGCAGTGCCGCCCGCTTACACCGACGTGTATGTTTCGCCTGATCCGGACGCCGAGTTGCAGGCGTTTGGCCGGGACGCCGCGGGCCGATTGCAGTACCGCTACCACCCGGACTTCGTGCAGGCCGGTGCCCTGCGCAAGTGGCAGCGCCTGACCCGCTTTGCCGAAGCGCTCCCGGTTCTGCGCGTCGCCACAACCGCCGATCTGCGCGCCAGCGGTCTGCCTCCCCGCAAGGTCATGAGCCTGATGACCCGGCTGCTGCATGTGGCGCGCTTCCGGGTAGGCAATGATCTGTACGCGCAGCGCCACAAGACCTATGGTCTGAGCACGCTGCGCCAGCGGCATGTTCAGGTCGAGGGCAATACAGTGACCTTTCATTTCCGTGGAAAACACGGCATCTCACAGCACAAGGCCACCACTGACCGCACGTTGGCCAGCAACATTTCCCGGCTCCTGGAGCTGCCTGGTCCCTGGCTGTTTCAGACCGTCAATGAGGAAGGAACCCGCCGGCGAATCCGGGCCGGTGAACTGAACGGCTACCTGCGCGAGGTCATCGGGCCCTTTACCGCCAAGGATTTCCGTACCTGGGGCGGCACCCTGCTGGCGGCTGAGTATCTGGCCGAAACCGGAGTGGCCGACAGCGACCGGCAGGCCCGCCGGGCCCTGGTGGACTGCGTGAAGTATGTGGCTGCTGACCTGGGCAATACCCCGGCCGTGACCCGGGGCAGTTACATCTGTCCGGTGATCTTCGACCGGTATCTGGAAGGCAAGGTGCTTGACGATTACGAACCTCGTGTCAGCCGAGCCGACGAGCATCTGGAAGGCCTGACCCGCAGTGAGGCTGCGCTCAAGCGCATGCTGGAAAGCGAAAAAACACTGCGCCGGCGTCGTTCACGTGTCTGA
- a CDS encoding DUF4126 domain-containing protein codes for MEILSGLLSSLGLSGAAGLNAYIPLLVVGFLARFGVMDLAAPYDLLANTWVLLGIGAIGLLDFVGDKIPGVDHVLHLVGSVVNTAAGAVLFASQTGVADIPPALSLALGVIVAGGVHATRTVVRPVATATTGGLANPVISSAEDGLSLGVSLLAVFMPILAVVLLAAILFLAARLWRRLRGRRLI; via the coding sequence ATGGAGATCCTGTCTGGTCTGTTGTCTTCCCTGGGCCTGTCTGGCGCGGCTGGGCTCAATGCCTACATCCCGCTGCTGGTCGTGGGCTTCCTGGCACGCTTCGGCGTCATGGATCTGGCGGCCCCCTACGACCTGCTGGCCAATACCTGGGTGCTGCTGGGGATCGGCGCCATCGGCCTGCTTGATTTTGTTGGAGACAAGATCCCCGGCGTGGACCATGTGCTGCACCTGGTAGGCAGCGTCGTGAATACGGCGGCCGGGGCGGTTCTTTTCGCGTCGCAGACGGGAGTCGCAGACATTCCTCCAGCGCTGAGTCTGGCTTTGGGGGTCATCGTGGCTGGAGGAGTGCATGCCACCCGCACGGTGGTGCGCCCCGTGGCCACGGCGACAACTGGCGGTCTGGCCAATCCGGTGATCAGCTCCGCTGAGGACGGCCTCAGTCTGGGGGTCAGCCTGCTGGCGGTGTTCATGCCGATTCTGGCGGTGGTGTTGCTTGCGGCCATTCTGTTTCTGGCCGCGCGGCTCTGGCGCCGATTACGCGGGCGCCGTCTGATCTAG
- the pth gene encoding aminoacyl-tRNA hydrolase produces the protein MKLVVGLGNPGTQYAQTRHNVGWLVVNEVARRWGATWRKEKDAEVAEIRLGPAPGVKVLLVKPQTFMNASGKAVVPRLSFFKLDPGALLVVQDDLDSPFGLMKVRLGGRHGGQNGVRDIIRLLGTEAFARLKLGISRPPAGRDPADWVLSRWRDEEQSTLGDLVRLGADAVERWATAGLAEAQQAFNSTDLRPRPEPVPAPQPADVSGPQETGPAERPEV, from the coding sequence TTGAAACTCGTTGTTGGTCTGGGGAACCCTGGCACGCAGTACGCGCAGACTCGTCACAACGTCGGCTGGCTGGTGGTCAACGAGGTGGCCCGGCGCTGGGGAGCCACCTGGCGTAAGGAGAAGGACGCCGAGGTCGCGGAAATTCGCCTGGGACCGGCCCCCGGTGTCAAAGTGCTGCTGGTCAAACCCCAGACCTTTATGAACGCCTCCGGCAAGGCAGTGGTGCCGCGTCTGTCGTTTTTCAAGCTGGATCCGGGGGCCCTGCTGGTGGTTCAGGATGATCTGGACAGTCCTTTCGGTCTGATGAAGGTCCGGCTGGGCGGACGCCACGGAGGTCAGAACGGCGTGCGGGACATCATCAGGCTGCTGGGCACCGAAGCGTTTGCGCGCCTGAAGCTGGGGATCTCGCGGCCTCCTGCAGGCCGTGATCCGGCCGACTGGGTGCTCAGCCGCTGGCGCGACGAGGAGCAAAGCACCCTAGGAGACCTCGTGCGGCTGGGTGCAGATGCCGTAGAGCGCTGGGCCACCGCTGGTCTGGCCGAGGCGCAGCAGGCCTTTAACAGCACCGACCTGCGCCCCAGGCCAGAGCCCGTGCCTGCACCCCAGCCGGCTGACGTGTCCGGGCCTCAGGAAACGGGACCAGCGGAACGTCCGGAAGTCTGA
- a CDS encoding M42 family metallopeptidase has product MSTTDLRLDVLMQLSDLPGVPGQEDAVRDFVLGELEGLADEVRVDALGNVIAFRGAAGEGAARQRVMISAHMDEIGFLVRFVDDKGFLRVQALGGFDARNLFARNVTVHTRGGKLSGILQPGTKPVHVASAEERKKIPEIREFFIDLGLDSEEARRQVRIGDMVTLEQSARQVGRLITGKAMDDRASVFMLLEVLRHLKGQSLKHDLYAVFSVQEEVGLRGAITAAYGVEPTIGIGLDVTLAIDGVGGSPEDAVTRLGDGIGIKVFDSSMISTRWLVDEFYDLAESRGIKSQLEVLSMGGTDGGAIQRSRAGVPTLTLSIPTRYIHTVVESVHEQDVRAGVDLLLAYLA; this is encoded by the coding sequence GTGTCTACAACTGATTTGCGGCTGGATGTGCTGATGCAACTTTCCGATCTGCCTGGCGTTCCGGGGCAGGAAGATGCGGTGCGGGACTTCGTTCTGGGAGAACTTGAAGGTCTGGCCGACGAGGTGCGGGTAGACGCACTGGGCAACGTGATCGCCTTCCGTGGTGCAGCAGGGGAGGGTGCAGCGCGTCAGCGGGTCATGATCTCGGCCCACATGGACGAGATCGGATTTCTGGTGCGCTTCGTGGACGACAAGGGCTTCCTGCGGGTGCAGGCTCTGGGGGGCTTCGATGCCCGCAACCTGTTCGCCCGCAACGTCACGGTGCACACCCGCGGGGGCAAACTCAGCGGCATTCTGCAGCCCGGTACCAAGCCGGTGCATGTGGCCTCCGCTGAGGAGCGCAAAAAGATTCCCGAAATCCGCGAATTTTTTATTGACCTCGGACTCGACAGTGAAGAAGCCCGCCGTCAGGTGCGGATCGGGGACATGGTCACCCTGGAGCAGAGTGCTCGTCAGGTCGGCCGGCTGATTACCGGCAAGGCCATGGATGACCGCGCCAGCGTATTCATGTTGCTCGAAGTTCTGCGTCACCTGAAGGGCCAGTCCCTCAAGCACGACCTGTATGCCGTCTTCAGTGTTCAGGAAGAGGTCGGCCTGCGTGGCGCCATCACGGCTGCCTACGGTGTGGAACCCACCATTGGCATCGGTCTGGACGTGACCCTGGCCATCGACGGGGTGGGTGGCAGCCCGGAAGACGCCGTGACACGTCTGGGTGACGGCATCGGCATCAAGGTGTTTGATTCCAGCATGATCAGCACCCGCTGGCTGGTGGACGAGTTCTACGATCTGGCCGAAAGCCGCGGCATCAAGTCCCAGCTGGAGGTCCTGTCGATGGGGGGCACGGACGGCGGGGCAATTCAGCGCAGCCGGGCAGGCGTTCCCACCCTGACACTCAGCATTCCGACCCGTTACATTCACACCGTCGTGGAGTCGGTGCACGAACAGGACGTGAGGGCCGGTGTGGACCTGCTGCTGGCCTATCTGGCCTGA
- a CDS encoding V-type ATP synthase subunit I, translated as MINPMQQVVIATRKRDSESVIAALQDAGVLHLKPITGGPLNTGTLAGQDAQHRREDERLLARVDSTIAELGAYRPAPTSLPAQSEWAEVVEAAAGPVSTLARERQELQADLDTERAYGDVVRALARMVGGLSRSRRVALVPFLLSPADNASELDAALREALADRYEMAMESVGANRVGVIATLRGERDAARAALSRVRLGELRLPGRFDQLPLADAAAELDQIARTGADRQRQLNDRRDRLAQTHGPVLYAVRDALKDRVAVHDVRAVSARGKYSLAMQGYVPVDRVPALQAALGKFGDAVSYELHPVDEHHDDAVPVQLKNNGYVKPFQTVMGLMSLPKYGSFDPTWVVAVFFPLFFGIIIADIGYGLLFLLFGMWLLGKARRNEGWDLSFFGAYVPPATLKDLGFVTNVMAAWSILWGVLTGEFFGTLLEHMHFFYINPDLLNNLWGWTGIRYEDHGGKHYGLIPIVFPRLETSYFSNVALVFALLFGILQVLWGWAIRIQQGIKHRDSAHTWEGIALFGGVFGLVMMAFATRAGKDFGAFGNFADPRVLLMYLGFAAFIIGYLRVIKQFPMLPIELLSQGGAVMSYSRIFAVGLVSAILAKLCTDVGWSMYERIGFIGILLGIILGAVLHFFVLALTLIGHIVQPLRLHMVEFLNPTGFNNETSPAYNPLRRLSPAANSGGQVK; from the coding sequence GTGATCAACCCGATGCAGCAGGTCGTGATCGCCACGCGCAAGCGCGACAGCGAGTCGGTCATTGCGGCCCTGCAAGACGCCGGGGTGCTGCATCTCAAACCCATCACGGGCGGGCCGCTCAACACCGGCACGCTCGCCGGGCAGGATGCCCAGCACCGCCGCGAGGACGAGCGCCTGCTTGCCCGCGTGGACAGCACCATCGCCGAACTGGGTGCCTACCGGCCTGCCCCCACTTCCCTGCCTGCTCAAAGCGAGTGGGCAGAGGTGGTGGAGGCCGCTGCCGGGCCGGTCTCAACGCTGGCCAGGGAACGTCAGGAACTCCAGGCTGACCTGGATACCGAGCGCGCCTACGGCGACGTCGTGCGCGCGCTTGCTCGCATGGTGGGTGGCCTGAGCCGCAGCCGCCGTGTGGCGCTGGTGCCATTTCTGCTGTCTCCTGCCGATAACGCCAGCGAGCTGGACGCTGCCCTGCGCGAAGCCCTGGCCGACCGTTACGAGATGGCTATGGAGAGCGTGGGTGCCAACCGCGTCGGTGTGATTGCCACGCTGCGCGGCGAGCGCGACGCCGCCCGCGCTGCGCTGAGCCGAGTCCGCCTCGGTGAGTTGCGCCTGCCTGGCCGCTTCGATCAGCTTCCGCTGGCCGATGCTGCAGCCGAGCTGGACCAGATCGCGCGCACCGGCGCCGACCGTCAGCGTCAGTTGAACGACCGGCGTGACCGTCTGGCGCAGACCCACGGCCCGGTCCTGTATGCCGTGCGTGACGCCCTGAAAGACCGCGTTGCGGTCCACGACGTGCGTGCCGTAAGCGCGCGCGGGAAGTACAGCCTGGCTATGCAGGGCTACGTCCCGGTGGACCGGGTGCCGGCCCTGCAGGCAGCGCTGGGTAAGTTCGGCGACGCCGTGAGCTACGAGCTGCACCCGGTTGATGAGCATCACGACGACGCCGTGCCGGTCCAGCTCAAGAACAACGGGTACGTCAAGCCGTTCCAGACTGTGATGGGCCTGATGAGCCTGCCCAAGTACGGGTCTTTCGACCCCACCTGGGTGGTGGCGGTGTTTTTCCCGCTGTTCTTCGGAATCATCATTGCCGACATCGGCTACGGTCTGCTGTTCCTGCTGTTCGGCATGTGGCTGCTGGGCAAGGCCCGGCGCAACGAAGGCTGGGATCTGAGCTTCTTCGGCGCGTACGTTCCGCCGGCAACCCTCAAGGACCTGGGCTTCGTCACCAATGTGATGGCCGCCTGGAGCATCCTGTGGGGCGTCCTGACCGGGGAGTTCTTCGGCACGCTGCTGGAGCACATGCATTTCTTCTACATCAACCCGGATCTGCTCAATAACCTGTGGGGCTGGACCGGTATCCGCTACGAGGATCACGGCGGCAAGCACTACGGCCTGATTCCTATCGTGTTTCCACGCCTGGAAACCAGCTACTTCAGCAATGTTGCGCTGGTCTTCGCGCTGCTGTTCGGAATCCTTCAGGTCCTCTGGGGCTGGGCTATCCGGATTCAGCAGGGCATCAAGCACCGTGACAGCGCCCACACCTGGGAAGGCATCGCGCTGTTCGGCGGCGTGTTCGGCCTGGTCATGATGGCCTTCGCCACCCGCGCCGGAAAGGACTTCGGAGCTTTCGGCAACTTTGCTGATCCCCGCGTCCTGCTGATGTACCTGGGCTTCGCGGCCTTCATCATCGGCTACCTGCGCGTCATCAAGCAGTTCCCCATGCTGCCTATCGAACTGCTTTCGCAGGGCGGGGCTGTCATGAGCTACTCCCGTATCTTCGCCGTCGGTCTGGTGTCGGCGATTCTCGCCAAACTCTGCACCGATGTCGGCTGGAGCATGTACGAGCGTATCGGCTTCATCGGTATCCTGCTGGGCATCATTCTGGGCGCTGTGCTGCACTTTTTCGTGCTGGCCCTGACATTGATCGGCCACATCGTGCAGCCGCTGCGTCTTCACATGGTCGAGTTCCTGAACCCCACCGGCTTCAACAACGAGACCAGCCCCGCCTACAACCCCCTTCGTCGCCTCAGCCCAGCTGCCAACAGCGGCGGGCAGGTCAAATAA